In Carnobacterium sp. CP1, the following are encoded in one genomic region:
- the pth gene encoding aminoacyl-tRNA hydrolase, with translation MKMIVGLGNPGSKYANTKHNIGFMALDEYAKQQNLAFNKSKFEAVYTEAFIGTEKVLLVKPQTFMNDSGRAVRPLMDYFNVALEDLVVIYDDLDLPLGKIRLRQKGSAGGHNGIKSLIQHLGTANFNRIRIGIDRPYASQTVVNHVLSGFPKEQQEDVLFSIKDSVAAIEYWVNGHNFLDTMNQYNKK, from the coding sequence ATGAAGATGATTGTGGGTTTAGGGAATCCAGGTTCAAAATACGCAAACACAAAACACAATATTGGTTTTATGGCTTTGGATGAATATGCGAAGCAGCAAAATTTGGCATTTAATAAAAGCAAATTTGAAGCAGTATATACCGAAGCGTTTATCGGAACGGAAAAAGTTCTATTGGTCAAACCTCAGACCTTTATGAATGACTCTGGACGAGCGGTTCGACCGTTGATGGACTACTTTAATGTTGCACTAGAGGATTTAGTAGTCATTTACGATGATTTAGATTTGCCGCTCGGTAAAATCCGGTTGCGTCAAAAAGGCAGTGCAGGAGGCCACAATGGCATTAAAAGTTTGATCCAACACCTTGGAACTGCAAACTTTAATCGTATTCGAATCGGAATCGACCGTCCTTATGCCAGTCAAACGGTCGTTAACCATGTATTGAGTGGTTTTCCAAAGGAACAACAAGAAGATGTGCTGTTCTCGATAAAAGACAGCGTGGCAGCGATAGAGTATTGGGTCAATGGCCACAATTTTCTTGATACAATGAATCAGTACAACAAAAAATAG
- a CDS encoding L-lactate dehydrogenase: MVKSEIKDHQKIIIVGDGAVGSSYAFALVTQNIAQELGIIDIDTDKTEGDAMDLSHALAFTSPKKIYSASYSDCHDADIVVITAGAAQKPGETRLDLVQKNLKIFKTIIDQVMASGFDGIFLVATNPVDVLTYATWKFSGLPKSRIIGSGTSLDSARFRQAIAKLVGVDARNVHGYILGEHGDTEFPVWSHANIAGLQIYEWIKDNPGVDEAALVDVFFNVRDAAYDIIEKKGATFYGIAVSMTRITKAILNDENSVLPLSVYLDGEYGQEDIFIGAPAIVNRQGIQQVIEIPLNDAEKEKMNHSADTLRKITQDAMKKLDEETN; this comes from the coding sequence ATGGTTAAATCTGAAATAAAAGATCATCAAAAAATCATTATTGTAGGTGATGGAGCGGTAGGTTCAAGTTACGCTTTTGCTCTGGTTACACAAAACATTGCTCAAGAACTTGGGATTATTGATATCGATACCGACAAAACAGAAGGCGACGCAATGGACCTTTCCCACGCACTAGCCTTTACTTCCCCTAAAAAAATTTATTCCGCCAGCTACAGCGACTGCCATGATGCAGATATCGTCGTTATTACAGCAGGCGCTGCTCAGAAACCTGGTGAAACCCGGTTAGATTTAGTTCAAAAAAACTTAAAAATATTTAAAACGATTATTGATCAAGTTATGGCCAGCGGCTTCGACGGTATTTTCTTAGTAGCGACCAACCCAGTCGATGTCTTGACGTATGCAACTTGGAAATTCTCTGGTTTGCCGAAAAGCCGTATCATCGGTTCAGGAACCTCTTTGGACAGTGCTCGTTTCCGTCAAGCTATTGCTAAACTAGTAGGGGTAGATGCACGAAATGTCCATGGCTATATTTTAGGAGAACACGGCGATACAGAATTTCCTGTTTGGTCTCATGCCAACATTGCCGGGCTGCAGATCTATGAATGGATCAAAGACAATCCGGGAGTTGACGAAGCCGCATTAGTCGATGTCTTCTTTAACGTTCGCGATGCCGCTTACGATATCATCGAGAAAAAAGGGGCAACGTTTTACGGGATCGCCGTTTCAATGACTCGAATCACCAAAGCCATTTTAAATGATGAAAACTCTGTTCTGCCTCTTTCAGTCTATTTAGATGGCGAATACGGACAGGAAGACATCTTTATCGGAGCACCGGCGATCGTAAACCGCCAAGGCATTCAACAAGTCATCGAAATTCCGTTAAACGATGCCGAAAAAGAAAAAATGAACCATTCAGCTGATACGCTGCGTAAGATTACTCAAGACGCTATGAAAAAGTTAGACGAAGAAACAAATTAA